Proteins from one Malania oleifera isolate guangnan ecotype guangnan chromosome 4, ASM2987363v1, whole genome shotgun sequence genomic window:
- the LOC131153649 gene encoding plant UBX domain-containing protein 2-like, which yields MWAVLEVPTEGRILLIKHAISFVEPPKKEKLTPAAPVELDEPIEPKKVDRQFYVVGIFSAWILQECNACVLKQQQQQYVISIN from the exons ATGTGGGCAGTGCTGGAAGTTCCTACGGAGGGGCGAATTCTTCTAATTAAGCACGCAATATCATTTGTGGAACcacctaaaaaagaaaaattgactCCTGCTGCGCCGGTTGAGTTAGATGAGCCAATTGAGCCAAAGAAGGTCGACAGGCAG TTCTATGTTGTGGGGATCTTTAGTGCTTGGATCTTACAAGAATGCAATGCTT GTGTTCTcaaacaacagcaacaacaataTGTTATAAGCATCAACTGA